A part of Clostridia bacterium genomic DNA contains:
- a CDS encoding alcohol dehydrogenase catalytic domain-containing protein yields the protein MKGAIITDYKKLEIKDFPNPEPDGRNVIMKVQTCGICGSDIHMWEMGNLPGYQGIRPGHEHAGIVVDPGSRTDLKVGDRITSLPVSAPCGKCTACMEHRYDECTNRIKGVGNFADGPAGTYAEYFITAPNLVRKIPDGMTNEEASMVEPCATPYSAVKDMGIKRGHKVLVFGGGIIGSFAAQWAKYFGADYVAMVEVNKFRGNRNLEVGNIDELFDGKDPELLQKLIKASGGKGFDFVLECTGQAGPLNTAMLASKMYARIAIIGVAAQPIQFNNVVALFKRARLQAYLCYTDAEFGEVMDLIASKKFDVSRYYSADCKLEDVEDCYRELQSPDCNKVKIMIQFPRD from the coding sequence ATGAAAGGCGCAATAATTACCGATTATAAGAAGCTTGAGATCAAGGATTTCCCGAATCCCGAGCCGGACGGTAGAAACGTAATTATGAAGGTGCAGACCTGCGGCATCTGCGGCTCCGACATACATATGTGGGAGATGGGCAATCTGCCGGGCTATCAGGGCATACGCCCCGGTCATGAGCATGCCGGCATAGTAGTTGACCCCGGATCGCGTACCGACCTTAAAGTGGGCGACAGGATCACTTCGCTTCCTGTAAGCGCTCCCTGCGGAAAATGCACGGCGTGCATGGAGCATCGCTATGACGAATGCACGAACAGAATAAAGGGCGTAGGAAACTTTGCCGACGGCCCTGCGGGAACGTATGCTGAATATTTTATCACTGCTCCCAATCTCGTAAGAAAGATACCGGACGGCATGACTAATGAAGAAGCGTCGATGGTAGAGCCCTGTGCGACCCCCTATTCCGCAGTTAAGGATATGGGCATAAAGCGCGGCCACAAGGTACTCGTATTCGGCGGCGGCATTATCGGATCGTTTGCCGCACAGTGGGCTAAATACTTCGGCGCAGATTATGTTGCAATGGTAGAGGTAAACAAGTTCAGAGGCAACCGAAACCTCGAGGTAGGCAACATAGACGAGCTGTTCGACGGCAAGGACCCCGAGCTTTTACAAAAGCTCATAAAGGCTTCCGGCGGCAAGGGCTTCGACTTCGTGCTCGAATGTACCGGTCAGGCAGGACCGCTCAACACGGCAATGCTCGCAAGCAAGATGTATGCGCGCATCGCTATAATCGGCGTAGCAGCACAGCCGATACAGTTCAACAACGTTGTTGCTCTCTTTAAGCGCGCACGCCTTCAGGCATATCTTTGCTACACCGACGCTGAGTTCGGCGAGGTAATGGATCTTATCGCTTCGAAGAAGTTTGACGTTTCAAGATACTACTCCGCAGACTGCAAACTTGAGGATGTAGAGGACTGCTACAGAGAACTTCAGTCGCCCGATTGCAATAAGGTAAAGATAATGATACAGTTCCCGCGCGACTGA
- a CDS encoding zinc-binding dehydrogenase: protein MKGAIITGAKKIEVQDFPMPESDGYHVITRVETVGICGSDLHFWDLGDLPAHKFTRVGHEHSLVVVDPGARTDLKPGDRVTSIPLPAPCGKCGPCLEHKFDRCENRETGVGNFPNGPAGSMAEYFATAPSLVRKIPDSMSNEEAAMVEPCATLYSAVKRQRILTGEKVLVFGGGIIGSFAAQWAKYFGAGYVAMVEVNKFRGEKNLKDGNIDELFDGADPELVQKLLKATGGKGFDFAFECTGQSVPINTAVLACKIGATITMIGSSDKPAQLNLIPALYKRPTLKFHLCYSFDEFDEVIQLIADKKIDVMRHYSCDWKLEDIQAAYEELKKPDSDKVKIMVQFPRG, encoded by the coding sequence ATGAAAGGTGCAATAATCACAGGCGCAAAAAAGATCGAAGTACAGGATTTCCCGATGCCCGAGTCTGACGGCTATCACGTAATAACGAGAGTTGAGACCGTAGGTATCTGTGGATCCGACCTTCATTTCTGGGATCTTGGAGACCTTCCCGCTCATAAATTCACCCGTGTGGGACACGAGCATTCGCTCGTAGTCGTTGACCCCGGAGCACGCACCGACTTAAAGCCGGGCGACAGAGTTACGTCCATACCGCTTCCCGCTCCGTGCGGAAAGTGCGGCCCCTGCCTTGAACATAAGTTTGACCGCTGCGAAAACAGAGAAACGGGCGTAGGCAACTTCCCGAACGGTCCCGCTGGCTCCATGGCCGAGTATTTCGCAACGGCTCCCTCGCTTGTAAGAAAGATCCCCGACAGCATGTCTAACGAAGAGGCAGCAATGGTTGAGCCGTGCGCAACGCTCTATTCGGCTGTTAAGCGTCAAAGAATACTGACAGGCGAGAAGGTTTTGGTATTCGGCGGCGGCATAATCGGTTCGTTTGCTGCACAGTGGGCAAAATATTTCGGCGCAGGCTACGTTGCAATGGTAGAGGTAAATAAGTTCAGAGGAGAAAAGAACTTAAAGGACGGCAACATAGACGAGCTGTTCGACGGCGCTGATCCCGAGCTTGTACAGAAGCTTTTAAAGGCGACGGGCGGCAAGGGCTTTGACTTTGCTTTCGAGTGCACCGGTCAGTCCGTCCCGATAAATACGGCTGTTCTTGCCTGCAAGATCGGCGCGACAATCACTATGATCGGTTCGTCCGACAAGCCGGCGCAGCTCAATCTTATTCCCGCGCTTTACAAGCGTCCTACGCTCAAGTTCCACCTTTGCTATTCGTTCGATGAGTTCGACGAAGTTATACAGCTCATCGCAGACAAGAAGATAGACGTAATGCGTCACTACAGCTGCGACTGGAAGTTAGAGGACATCCAGGCTGCATATGAAGAATTAAAGAAGCCCGACAGCGACAAAGTAAAGATCATGGTACAGTTCCCGCGCGGCTGA
- a CDS encoding zinc-binding dehydrogenase produces the protein MKGAIITDHKKLEIRDFPKPEPDGKNVIMKVQTCGICGSDIHIWELGDQPGFHNVRPGHEHAGIVIDPGSRTDLKVGDRITSIPRNTECGVCTACLEHRYDDCVNRTKGVGCYSDGPAGTYAEYFITPPFLVRKIPDTMTNEEAAMIEPCATPYSAVKDMGIKRQDKVLVFGGGIIGSFAAQWSKYFGASYVAMVEVNEFRGKKNLELGNIDELFNGKDPELLGKLLKATGGRGFDYVVECTGQSDPLNMAIMASKMRARIALIGSASAPLTFNSVAALFKRARLQAYFTYTDAEFDEVMRLIAEKKFDVLKYYSADCKLEEVEDCYRELQSPDCNKIKIMIQFPRD, from the coding sequence ATGAAGGGCGCAATAATCACCGATCATAAGAAGCTTGAGATAAGAGACTTTCCTAAGCCCGAGCCGGACGGCAAAAACGTTATCATGAAAGTGCAGACCTGCGGAATTTGCGGTTCCGACATACATATATGGGAGCTGGGCGATCAGCCCGGATTTCATAACGTGCGCCCGGGACATGAGCATGCGGGCATAGTTATAGATCCCGGATCGCGCACCGACCTTAAAGTGGGGGACAGGATAACCTCGATCCCGAGAAATACCGAGTGCGGCGTGTGTACCGCATGTCTTGAGCATCGCTATGACGACTGCGTGAACAGAACGAAGGGCGTGGGATGCTATTCCGACGGCCCGGCCGGAACGTACGCGGAATATTTTATCACACCGCCGTTTCTCGTAAGAAAGATACCAGACACCATGACGAACGAGGAAGCGGCGATGATAGAACCGTGCGCGACTCCGTACTCCGCAGTCAAGGATATGGGCATAAAGCGCCAAGATAAGGTCTTGGTATTCGGCGGCGGCATAATCGGTTCGTTTGCAGCGCAGTGGTCGAAATACTTCGGCGCAAGCTATGTTGCGATGGTTGAGGTAAATGAATTCAGAGGAAAAAAGAACCTTGAATTAGGCAATATAGACGAGCTGTTCAACGGGAAAGACCCCGAGCTTTTAGGTAAGCTTTTAAAGGCGACGGGAGGACGCGGATTTGACTATGTAGTTGAATGCACGGGCCAGTCCGACCCCTTGAATATGGCGATCATGGCTAGCAAGATGCGCGCCCGCATAGCGCTGATAGGCTCGGCGTCCGCTCCGCTTACCTTCAACAGCGTCGCAGCACTTTTCAAACGCGCCCGCCTTCAGGCATATTTTACCTATACCGACGCCGAGTTCGACGAGGTAATGAGGCTGATCGCCGAAAAGAAGTTCGACGTTTTAAAATACTACTCGGCGGACTGCAAGTTAGAAGAGGTAGAGGATTGCTATAGGGAGCTTCAGTCTCCTGACTGCAATAAGATAAAGATAATGATACAGTTCCCGAGAGATTAG
- a CDS encoding zinc-binding dehydrogenase, whose product MKAAMITADKKIEIVQIDAPKADGYKVLMKPTAVGICGSDVHFWQVGSGAMYNSTVPGHEHAGVVADPGCRTDLKVGDRITTIPLTTYCGRCEACLRGDFDNCTAKIPAPGNYPQEAARGSYADLMAAAPHLVVKLPDTMSDEEAAMIEPASTPYSACKQLGISRGATVLVSGGGIIGSCAAQWAKYFGAKYVAMTEVNEFRGNKVKADGYIDELFDGKDEKIVEKLRVATGGKGFDYFIECSGNINGTNTGLAAMKMRGKVALIGVQLQPKPFSIFHTMLYRLTVIGILGYTAPEFKEVMQIIANKEFNVLKQYSRDIKLEEVQQAFEDLENPNGTDIKIMIKFDK is encoded by the coding sequence ATGAAAGCTGCAATGATTACCGCGGACAAGAAAATAGAAATAGTTCAGATCGACGCTCCCAAGGCGGACGGTTACAAGGTACTTATGAAGCCTACGGCTGTAGGTATCTGCGGATCCGACGTGCATTTCTGGCAGGTTGGCTCGGGTGCCATGTATAACAGCACCGTTCCCGGACACGAGCACGCAGGCGTTGTTGCCGATCCCGGCTGCAGGACCGACCTGAAGGTAGGCGACAGAATAACCACTATCCCGCTGACGACCTACTGCGGCCGCTGCGAAGCATGTCTCAGAGGCGATTTCGACAACTGTACCGCTAAAATTCCCGCTCCCGGCAACTATCCGCAGGAAGCTGCAAGAGGCTCGTATGCAGACCTTATGGCTGCGGCTCCGCATCTGGTAGTTAAGCTTCCAGACACAATGAGCGACGAAGAGGCTGCTATGATAGAGCCCGCTTCCACGCCGTATTCGGCATGCAAGCAGCTCGGTATTTCGAGAGGCGCGACCGTCCTCGTTTCCGGCGGCGGCATCATAGGTTCCTGCGCCGCACAGTGGGCAAAGTATTTCGGTGCAAAATATGTTGCAATGACCGAGGTAAACGAGTTCCGCGGTAATAAGGTAAAGGCCGACGGCTACATAGACGAGCTGTTTGACGGCAAGGATGAAAAGATAGTTGAAAAGCTCCGCGTTGCAACGGGCGGCAAGGGCTTCGATTACTTCATCGAGTGCTCCGGCAACATAAACGGTACGAACACCGGTCTTGCAGCTATGAAGATGCGCGGCAAGGTTGCCCTCATCGGCGTACAGCTTCAGCCGAAGCCGTTCTCAATTTTCCACACGATGCTTTACAGACTTACGGTTATAGGCATCCTCGGCTATACCGCACCCGAGTTCAAGGAAGTTATGCAGATAATCGCTAACAAGGAATTCAACGTTCTGAAGCAGTATTCGAGAGATATAAAGCTCGAAGAGGTTCAGCAGGCGTTTGAAGATCTTGAGAACCCGAACGGCACAGACATAAAAATAATGATAAAGTTTGACAAATAG
- a CDS encoding tryptophan-rich sensory protein: MKQVGRLILSLAAVQALGFISGLAAMGAAEVYESLRLPAFAPHAGVFGVVWPILYGVLGVVLYRLRFYLPEKNDSEKVADALNYFTVQLVINLLWTPIFFLLNNFWAAFFWLLLLIGTAGASFFKMCDADKVSFYLFIPYLLWIIFAAVLNFFVAVMN, translated from the coding sequence ATGAAACAAGTCGGCAGACTTATCCTTTCGCTTGCTGCTGTTCAGGCGCTGGGATTCATATCGGGACTGGCGGCGATGGGAGCGGCCGAAGTATACGAAAGCCTTAGGCTTCCCGCATTTGCGCCTCACGCCGGTGTGTTTGGGGTCGTGTGGCCGATACTATACGGTGTTTTGGGCGTAGTTCTTTATCGTTTGCGTTTTTACCTGCCCGAAAAGAATGACTCGGAAAAAGTTGCGGATGCGCTTAATTATTTTACTGTGCAGCTTGTTATAAACCTTTTGTGGACGCCGATATTTTTTCTTTTAAACAATTTCTGGGCGGCGTTTTTTTGGCTCCTTTTGCTTATCGGTACGGCGGGCGCATCATTTTTCAAGATGTGCGATGCTGATAAAGTCTCTTTTTATCTTTTTATTCCTTATCTTTTGTGGATAATATTCGCCGCAGTTTTGAATTTTTTTGTTGCAGTTATGAATTAG